The DNA region CGCGAGTGGTGGCGCCTCTACCGCGAGGAGCTGGAGCGCCGCTTCCGCCAGGAGGAGATCGTCATCCGCGCCATGCACTGCGGCCTGCTGTAGCGGGCTCGAACCCCGCGGCGCGACGAAAAGAAGAGGGGCGCCCCCGCATTGGGGGCGCCCCTCTCGGCGGTCGGTGGCTCGGGCTCAGCCCAGGCGGACGACGTTCTCGGCCGCGGGGCCCTTGGTCCCCTGGACGATGTCGAACTCCACGCGGTCACCCTCGTTGAGCGAGCGGAAGCCCTGGGACTGGATGGCGCTGTGATGGACGAAGCAGTCCTTCTGGCCGTCCTCGGGCGTGATGAAGCCGTAGCCCTTCTCCGAGTTGAACCACTTGACCGTGCCGGTGGTACGCATTGCGGTACTCCCTGTGGGGTGCTGAAACGTTGCTGTCGGGGTCCGGATACGCCGTACCAGCCGACCTGACTCCGCCGAGTTCCCGGCCGCGCTCAGTCGCGGCGGCGGGCGTTGCGGCGGTCCTTCGCGCGGCGACGCTGCGCAGCCTTCGACTTGGCCTTA from Longimicrobium sp. includes:
- a CDS encoding cold shock domain-containing protein, with the translated sequence MRTTGTVKWFNSEKGYGFITPEDGQKDCFVHHSAIQSQGFRSLNEGDRVEFDIVQGTKGPAAENVVRLG